A window of Oxyura jamaicensis isolate SHBP4307 breed ruddy duck unplaced genomic scaffold, BPBGC_Ojam_1.0 oxyUn_random_OJ65697, whole genome shotgun sequence contains these coding sequences:
- the LOC118159039 gene encoding olfactory receptor 14A16-like, whose protein sequence is MSNSSFPTEFLLLPFADTRELQLLYFGLFLGIYLVALLGNGLIITAVACDHHLHTPMYLFLFNLALLDLGSISTTVPKAIDNFLWDTWAISYSGCAMQFFMFVVLVTAEFYLLITMAYDRYNAICKPLHYGTIMESRTCVNMAAAAWSSGFLNALLHTANTFSLPFCKGNDLDQFFCEIPQILKLSCSDAYLREARLLVINACLAFVCFVFLVLSYVQIFRAVLRIPSQQGRHKAFSTCLPHLAVVSLFISTGTFAYLKPPSMSSSSLNLLLAVLYSVVPPAVNPLIYSMRNQELKDAVWKVMIGCFSEAINCLSFA, encoded by the coding sequence atgtccaacagcagcttccccactGAGTTCCTTCTCCTGCCATTTGCAGACACGCGCGAGTTGCAGCTCCTGTACTtcgggctcttcctgggcatctacctggttgccctcctgggcaacggcctcatcaTAACAGCCGTAGCCTGtgaccaccacctccacacccccatgtacttgTTCCTCTTCAACCTTGCCCTCCTTGACCTGGGCTCCATCTCCACCACTGTTCCCAAAGCCATAGACAATTTCCTGTGGGACACCTGGGCCATTTCCTACTCAGGTTGTGCTATGCAGTTCTTTATGTTTGTTGTCCTTGTCACGGCAGAGTTCTACCTCCTAATCACCATGGCCTATGACCGCTACAATGCCATCTGCAAACCCCTGCACTACGGGACAATAATGGAGAGCAGAACTTGTGTcaacatggcagcagctgcctggagcagtggctttctcaatgcCCTTCTTCACACtgccaatacattttcactACCATTCTGCAAGGGCAATGAtctggaccagttcttctgtgaaattccccagatcctcaagctctcctgctcagatgcctacctcaGAGAGGCTAGACTTCTTGTGATTAATGCCTGTTTAGCATtcgtgtgttttgttttcctcgtgctgtcctatgtgcagattttcagggctgtgctgaggatcccctcgcagcagggcaggcacaaagccttttccacatgcctccctcacctggctgtggtctcCCTGTTCATTAGCACCGGCACATTTGCCTATTTAAAACCTCCATCCATGTCCTCCTCCTCACTGAATCTTTTgctggcagttctgtactcggtggtgcctccagcagtgaaccccctcatctatagcatgaggaaccaggagctcaaggatGCAGTGTGGAAAGTGATGATTGgatgtttttcagaagcaataaaCTGCCTGTCATTTGCATAA